The following DNA comes from Musa acuminata AAA Group cultivar baxijiao chromosome BXJ1-4, Cavendish_Baxijiao_AAA, whole genome shotgun sequence.
TTATGCTGATTTTTATTGGTTCCTACGAATCTTTCAGATAAAAGAAAAGACTCTTCTTGTTGTGTGTTAGTCTCTCAAACATCTTGGACCACTTGAATTAGGtgattggagctttaatgagcatcaccTAGTAGACGTTGAAGTTTTTGAAGTCTTTTCTCCGTAAAATTTGTCCATTGATTCCTCTTTTACTTAGTTATCACCTCCAATTAGATTCAAATCAATTTTGCTTTTTATTAATATTATGTTAGGAAATGAAGCGAATAATCTACTTTAGAATCGATCACCACtagtgatgatttgatgattgttGTCTTTAACTTTCTTTAAAATgtttttgaacatgtgcagaactCATCTACAAGATAAATAAGATAACTGGGGTACTTAGTtttacccattctcttaagggacaAGAAGGTAAAAATTATTTGACTTCATTCGCCTTCTTAAGGGTTGTACTATATACATTGAGTTAGTTATTAGTTTTCACCTACTCTTTGGTCACACTTCCGAGGTACCCGAAGTGTTTGCACTTTTTGGCATCAAACATTTAGAATATAAGAAGTTTTGCTTGAAttctccctcggtggtacacagccaccatatgctgatgaccaaggttttcatttgATGTAAAATTCAATGCACATAGGGAAGACCTACCTCTGTGATACCATAGTATGCACTCTTTAAATCCATAGTTCTTGCAATCGTGTTATTCACTGAATTCTTTGACTTAGCAATTCTCTTCGCCTCTATAAGCAATGCATATCTATTTCAGTCAATGAGTAACCCATCATACCTTATTCGGTCGCATCCTTTGCCAAgtacctcgcttgccttgagtaccatTAAGTTTGACTGTCAATAtcgagctgtagctcaaactcgTCCTTTCTAACCTTTGTGTGCTATACATTCTTCCCAGTTTACTTGTCCCCGTGATGCCTCTCACACAAAAGGTTAACCATTCATCTAAATGCTAATCTTGGATACACACATCTCTAAGCGACTCTTTCCCTAAATCTCAATGCTCGCTTCCTTCAAATGGTTGCACGTACTGACTGTCCTCAACGCAATCCCACTAGGTCCCCACGTTTATATGTCAAGTATTTCTAAGTGTACTTATCTTATTTTGATACTATGGTCATGAATTTAGTTGGATTTGCATAAGTCATGCGACACTCTTGCGTGTTCATCCGCAAAGAGTCAACCTTCCCGAAACCTCTTAGGGTTCCTTAAGGACATTTAAAAGAGAAGATAGGTTAGATGAAACGTTTAACTTGAGATCTCACAAATAATCATTTCAACAAATACTTGATAGGCAAGGCAAATTACAATCATATATTTTGCAAACTTTGAATGGTTGTGCGTAAAGGGTCCAAGGTGGATTGTTGCGGCCAAAAGCCCACACATGTGCTTATATAACACTATAACGAAACAAAGCAATGAACTAGCTCTATATATTATCCCAATGTCCCATCCAGTCATGTACCACCCAGATAGCTCCTAAGAGTTATGTTAGCTAACACTTTGCATCACTTTATGGGGCtaaaaaatctataaaataaCTGTCTCGATGGTTTATTTTTGGATAGTTTTGCCTCTATATGATGATTGCATATAACTTACATTAACAAGCATAAAACAACCATAAAAGTCAATCAAAATAGGGCTATCAAACCTATTAGAGTATAAACAAACCTATTACAAATACTCTGTATactatacaaagcatgaacaaaatcgaaagacacaaacatacatgAGTATTACATCGAACGCCCTATTTATAATTTTGTATGTGATAATATGATTAGGTATGGTCCAATCCATATTATCAGGCATGACCTAACTCATGTAATTAGATATGATTTAGTATATGTGATTAGTAAAACTTAGTTCATATGACTAGATATTGTCCAACCCATGTGATTAGGCACAACCTAGCCTATATGACGAAGCCGAGCATGATCTCTATGGCCAGTCTATGTAGTCAAGTATGACTAAACCTATATGGCACCTAGCTCATATAACTAATTACAATATAACCTATGTGACCCAGCGCGATCTAGCTTATATGACCAAGCATGACCCAACTCATGTGATCAGACATGACTCAATCCAGGTGACTAGACATAATCTAACCCATGAGCTAGGCATAATATTGATTTGGAGATGACGATAAGATAGACTCTTCTTAAATGCTACCCTCTTGCCTAGGCATTAGATAAGGAGACCTCAGCCTTCCTTATCTATTACATTCTCACCACTCAATTTATATCTTTCttgataaaaagaaaactcatttTAGCTTTAATAACTCTTCTAGGATTTGCCATATACATAATATCTTGCTTAATTTTCATGCCAATAAAAGATCCTATTATtctactaaaaaaatatttatcttatataTGGGCACTTATTAATCAGAAGATTAACTTTCACAAATCTAAAATTTATTTTCTGATATTGGGATGGACTTGAGGATCACAACTTATAATTATTTCAAGATTAAAGAAGGAAATTTTCAGTTTAAGTACTTGGTGCTACAATTGCCCTTACTATGTGGGCATGTTGCATTCCAATAGTTATAAATAGGGGGCATGATACGGTGCAATACCATAGGTGATGTTGATTAACTCGGCATTGAAGGCGACCCTCTCCCTCCTTTATCAGTCTCTTGAATGTCTGAATCCTTCATGGATGGTTTAAATCGGCCGATGAGAAATTTATTTTGGAAGGGGGATGATAATTAAACTGGAATTCACATTACTAAATTTGTCTTTGCAAGCTAAAAtatcatcttaatttttttaatataatgaaGGTAACATTTGGTTAGGGTGGTCAAGATCTCTATTAATCTATGATGCATGTAGTGTTGGATTGTTTAAAAAATTTACCAATCGTAATTACTAACTAGTTCAATAAAATTCAGATTTTAAAAATCTCaaatatatttcataattttTGTTGATTACTGAAACTAAAGGATAAATATAAAAGTTACTAATTTATAAGATAAATATATACAATATTATTTAAACATATCAAAATCCAAATTAATGACTATCATATGCCTCTTCATCTCATTCTTCTGTCTTCACTCTCCTGTTCCGCCCCCGATGACGTTACCGCTTGTGACTCCTATCTGGtatgccgccgccgcctcctattCTTCccttcctttattttttttttttttacctcctCTTCCCATCTCTTCATCCTATTCTTCTCTCACACGATAACCAAAAGACTGTAACACAATTACATATTTCCACCTCTTTGAATAGCTCCATGGGACATCACTTCACCAGTTAATAGAACTAGTATCAGTACAGCTATGGAACATTGTCACAGGTTCTGCTGAGGAAAAAACTCACTCATACTTTGTTAAATTGGTAAATCGGACACAATAGTTGAAGAAACCTATACAATAAAAGATATGGATACCAATGCATAAATCCCATATGAGTTTACTGGTAAAATTTTACAAGTATGTCTGCAAGGTCACAGATCTGGATATTCTTTTATCAATTCCTATTTAAATAcagatgatgaagaagaacagTAGTAAAAACCTGAACAATGGAAATCATAGATAATACTGCATAAATCTCATATGAGTTTAATGTTAGAATCCATACAACTATGTCTAGCAAAGGCATAGTTATGGAAGGATTTTTGTCCACATCTTATTGGACTTGTCATTGCAGAAATAGAAACAGaatatgggaaaattgatgaacctAACAGACTAACTGTTCCAAAAGGTGCTGTGACAACAGTGGAATCTGGATCAAGATCTTCATTTGTCACTTCATGCTAGTAACTGCAGCATGAATGGCATCAACAAGATGAGGAACTGTTTTTGAGCTCAAACCGGCCATGCTGATCCTCCTGCAACCAACATTTGCTTATCAGAAAAACCTCTAGACAAAACTAGTGTATTACCAAGGAGACAAAGTATCAAGTTAATTGTTTATCACACTACAAAATGCAAATTATAATTATCGGAAATAGACTAGTGGAACTAAACAGTACGAGAAAGATGTCAGCAGAatactcaaaagatgcaaaataaCAAAAACTTGAAAAGAGAAAAGACGATTTATACTCGAGATAGATAATATGAAAGCTTGAACTACATCAGGGGAACCCTAAAGGCAAGAGAGACAAGGAAGGTTACCCATCAGAGGTCATGTAAATATGATACTCTTTGGTCATGAAGGTCACTTGCTCGGTATTAAGCCCTGTGAAAGTAAACATTCCAATCTGCTTGATAATGTGACTCCAGTCACCAGGCGTCCCTGTATGTCCCGAAAAGAAGCTTCTCAGTTCATTGATAGTGACCACAATTTCCACTTGTGTAGCTCAAAACTGTAAATACAACTTCTCTAAATAGACCATACATGTTGCACATTTCATACAGTGATATAAGAGAAAAATATAGCCAATGCAGATCGATTTATTGGTTCACAATGAATGTAACCTAATGAGCTCTTGTTTGATCTCCACATTAGATGTAACAATGTAATAGATGTGAAACATTTAAGGTAGTAGTCACTTAGCATATGctataaataagaaaaattatgCATGAGACTGAACATTGAAAGAAAAACTACTCTGAGATGACAGTTGGAGAATTCACATACCTCTAGCACGTAATGCATCGAAAAGCTGCTGACGCATGTTGATTATTCGATCCGCCATGGCTTTCAACTCAATAGTCCATTCATGGTACAACTCTCTAAAATGCAGGATCGGGTGAAAACATGATAGcaaatatgatgaacttgaaaaAGAAAGAGGATTACAAATATGATGAACATTGTAATAAAACAATGACCATAGAAGTTTTCATAAATCTCCATCTAAAGTTTAATGACCAATATGATTAAGAGAATGATTTTAGCAGACTAGAATAATGAAATACCTGTCTTTTAGAATTGTAGCTACAATGGAAGCACCATGAATAGGAGGATTAGAGTACATGGGCCTAATCACAAGCTTCAGCTGGCTTTCAACCCTGGTTGCAACATCAGCAGATTTGCAGACCTATAAATTTGAAGTGGAAATCAAAGGTAAAATTTAAGAAAGAGCAGAAACCAAAAACTATTAAGTCAAGAACATTGATGCAGTTGTCATTAATTACAGATGAGGTAGCTGCAAACTACTACTAAATTGACTTAAAAGTGGTTTTGGATAATTAGCTAGAATGCCAATTTAGCAACAAAGCAATCTATGACCAAACAGAAATACCAAGAATCTATCTCAAAGTATCAAACTATTTACAATAACCATTAAAACATCTTAAGACTGGTATCTAGTGCATCATGGCTGTGTGATCTGTTGTAAAAAGCGAACCATAAGAAAATTGTGTGGCATGTAAGcatattcaaatttaatatagTGGCTAAAAGGACGAACTCTCCTAATTGTTAGGACTCGGACTAAAGAAAATTTAACTCCAAATGCAAGTTGTTGAAATCACTCCTCAAACCTTGCATTGTATATTTAACATTTTGTGATGAGACTTGAGAGATCTTTGATAAAAATGAGAAGTAGGCTCATTCTATCACTTGGAAACACACTATTGTGGTTCATCCAGTAATTTATTTACTGTATGGTTGGATCATAGGAAACCAGAGATTGATGGGTGCAACCAACTACAAAGTACTAGCTTCTCTTAAAGAACACTGATTGTCGTTAACAGAAAGTTATACAAAAATCAACTACAAGCTGATTgctcatgataaacaaacaactgCACATGACATAAACAGAGATGTTTAGGGTGAAAACCAAAAGTTAGAGAACTTCATGAAATGAGGAGATCAGTTCCTCTAGCCAACTGGTCATGTGAGTAATAAAAAACAATTAAAGTGGTAAAACCAAATATTATCATCTTACAAGTCAGTTTAGTGTTCAGTCTGAAATGGTAATAGAGTACCTAACACTATGAAAGTGACACCTCAGAGGAAAGTGATACATGTGAAAGTGTTGATTTCATCAACCATACCTTAACAGAAAAAAGAACAGTTATAATAAAGGAATCAAAATAATCATGTAATCATCAAAACGACTGCAAGGTAGACCACTTAAAATCTAACCAAGAAAAGCATCTAAGAAGTATTAAACGTAATGGAAGCCTCTTACAATACTTAGTGCACCAACACGCTCCCCGTATAAACCCATGTTCTTCGCATAGCTTTGAGCTGTGAGGCATTCACCACCATCAGCAACAAACATCCTGACAGATTGTGCATCAGCATCCAGGTTTCCGCTTGCAAACCCCTACAATGAGATGATGCAAAATAAACTCAAATATATAAAGATACACGCTATGGGTCCATGGAAGCAAAATGTTTAGCGAAGAAGAACTATTTAATATTTATGATAAGTAATACCTAAAACCACATGGAGTTTCTTTGTGTATATTTAGGTAGATTAAAAAAATAGGATGTGTGTACACAAGTTTGCTACAAGCATTATGGTCACATTTTATACCATCACTAGCATAGACTGCTGCGAAAACAAAGCACCAGAAGAATCATTCACCCTGCATGTCCACCGTATAGCTGGTAACCAAAGAACAGGTTCTTCCAGATGGTTACCTGATAAGCACTGTCAAAGAAAGGTAGCAAGCCTTTTGATCTCATCAGCAGCCTGATCTGCTCCCATTGATCGAGAGTTGGATCCACACCAGTAGGATTATGTGCACATGCATGTAGAAGCACTATTGCTCCAGGAGGAGCGGCACTTAAATCTGCTAGCAGACCTGTTATCACCAGGTTTTCCCGATCACCAGGAATATTAGTTTAAAAACAGAATGGTTATAATGgtcaatataaataaataaataaaataaacaataagTATAACTGGATTCTAAGGCAGAAAAGGGTATGTTTCATACCTTCAAAGTTTAGCCCTCGTGTTGTCGGATCATAGTAGCGGTAAGTCTTCACTGATAGACCTGCTAATGTAAATACTTTTGGATGGTTTCCCCATGTTGGCTGTGGAATGTAAATTGTACGCTGGACAAGTAGCAATCTGAATCTCAAAACTACTTGCTTAAACTGCCATAATATGAAATCAGAACTAAGAGATGACACCATACTTCATGGTAATGCCTTGCCAGAAACTCGCCTCCAACCCTTAATGAGCCCGTGCCCGACAAGCATTGCACAGTAGCCACCCTATTTTCCTGAATAGCAGGACTGTTGGAAAGAGAGAAACATGTCATCGCTCactgaagaagaaaacaaaattagCAAAACTAATCATCATTCACTAGATTTTTTATGATCAATGACAAAAATAATTGACCAGAAGTTTCTTCTTTTGTTACGTTCTGTCAACTCTTATACCTCTCTGAAACATTATAGTGTGAAAAGCAAGTCCCTGttcaatgataataaaaaatgctTCCTAACTTACTGTGATCATTCTTCTTCATTTGCAACTACATATTTGCTAAAAGGCCTAATAATGTCAAGGTATATTATATGTCCATAACAGATACATTTGAAaagctctttttcttttctcttaacCATCTGctttgtttcatgaatttttttgtaTCAACAAGACGAGCTTATCAGTGTTGATATCCATTCTTCTTATCAGCCATTTGGTTTAAAATCTCAGAACTCTGAAACATGTCACTGTATTAATATGATGATAAAGGACAAAAGGCTAACTAGCACATGGAGCAGATGCAACATTTCTAAAAAAACCATTCTTCTTGGCATATCAAGTCTGCACAATTTTCCCACTAGCACTAATACAAAATAAAGCAATTTGAAAATTAAGTCAAAACACTTTCAGCCTTGCCCCTAAAGGTTTATTTTGCAAAATCCAAGGTGAACCATTATTCCATGTAAAACAACAATCAAATAGAGCTTCTATGTGCATGTTATAACGAgacattttaaaaatatacaagaTAATTTTCTGAGTATTAGATTATGTTGTCCTATTTAATTGGATAAGGTATAATAAGATTCCTTATTGAGGATGACTTTGATGAGAGGGACtttcctaattacttatcctagacaCTCTGCTCTTGCTTATAGATCAATAGAACCTTCTAGGAACTATATATAAATAGAAGAGATTATAGATATACTCTCATCTCTCCTTAGCCCCTATTCCATCACTTATATTGGTCCTATGAAtgatagaaaaagagaaaaagatgaatctagttctccttgcaaaTTGCTTCCTTCAGATCGGATGACAGTGCATTGGCacatcagaagaaaggtattttgAATGGCATTGAGAGGTATGCATcctaaatttaatatattattatttaatttcaaaTTCTGATATTAAAGTTTTTCCATATAATAGTAGCATGCAGTTTTTATGATTACAATTGGTATAAGAgtctatttaaaaattaaatacccTAGATTATAAAAGCATTAAACCTGATTTTGTTTTAGTTCTGTTTCGTGTTTTCGCCCTTTGCTTGTGGAGGATGATCCGATCTATTTTGTTTATCTCGTAGTTTCCTGCTTGTAGGCAATGAAGGTTTCTCGCCCACGGGAGTGGAATTATGGACGGAAGGTTGTTGCCTGATCTTGATCGATGAGCTACACCATTAGTATGTTGTTGTCAATGACGCCATGAAGGTCAACGACCTGCGTGACTATACAACATAAGACAACGACCTGCTTTCTCATTGACCTTGCTACGAGTAGCAGACAACTGTCTACGATGTTGTAGGGAGTCATGGCAATGGGACTCCAGCTACTAGCGCTGATGTACACTGGTTCTACCGATGGCTGAGGGTGATGGTGGCATCGCGACATTGGGCGCTATGATGAGTCTCATGACTGTCACAGGTTTACACCGCAAAGTGTTAACGGAGGCCTGGGTATCGGTGGTGGTGCAACAGCACTGTTGAGGGCGACGGTCACACCAAGTCGTGGCACATTATAACCAAAACGATTGTCGTTGGGTGTCATCACGATGATGGGATTTGGCGATTGAAGCGTCGTTTGAGGCCATTGGATGTCATGACAAGATAAGAAGTCACAATACAAAAGTGTTGCCGCAGACAATGCATCATGATGGTGATCATCAACACCGACTTGATAGCAATCAGAGACAAATCCGAGCATTGCGGATAAGGTGCGCAATCAAAGGCCATGAGGCGCATGACAATGGCCTGGGTGCTACTAGTGGACAATAGCACAACATTTGGCCGAAAGACCGAGGTTACACAACAATTGCACTGCAAAGAACCCACGATAAGATGGTTGTGCACGACACTGGTTAGGCGCAAGTGATAGATGTTGTAGCGCCTCAAGCGACCTCGACGACACCAAAGGTGACTAACGAGGCACTGCGATGTAAAGCAAATGACAGATTCTTGTTCAGCGGCGAACGACAGCAATTTGGATGGTTCGATGTGGGATGGACGAGGACGCACAGCGAAGCACAATCAATGGTGCATCATTGCTGGCAAAGGCAGTAAGGATGCCGCAATCCATGTCGCGGGGAAGAACCAACCACGAGGAACGAGGATGCTAAGAGAGTGtggtcaaaatcaattttgaccaAATCTTACCCTAAATCTAATTTTGACCCAACCTTAATTTTAACttagataaaatttaattttgaccTCAAATCAATCTTATGGATTTTGACCCGATCAACCCCGATATTGACTTAATTTGGGGAAGTTCAATTTTAACCTCGATCAATCTCAATTTATGACCGGATTTGATTTTGACTATAACTTGACTGGATTTTGATTGTAACCAAATTTAGACCTAATTTGGTCAAAATTCTCTAAGAATATGATCTCTAGCCTAATTTTGACAATAGCAATTTTTTCTAAGAATCACAAGTAAATAATTTTATGCATTATTGtataaaatacttgatagttagagaaagaatccaaaaataattaatgttaattgAGAGCTTGAGTTCCACTATATTGATTGCTAATCTATTTACTAAAGTCTTACAACCTAAggtatttaaagaatatattcttatgattgggCTCATAGAcatcaaaattaatatttttgctTATGTAATTAAAGTTATTTCTTTCCGCTATCATGTTcacatttatgtatatacatattatcaTTGAATGTGATAAcaaaattatcttgacaagataTATTACATGGATCATTATGGACTACATGGTTAAATGTGATAATAGGATtgccttgacaagataaattacacaagtcattatgaactatattaaaaaaaataataatgtcgtgatacataaaagaaaatataacatTTATGACATACAATTGTAATGACTCATATTAATAAAcaaacttaatataatattattatatttattgaacttattggcctattttataaaatttgtgaccaggtgtaaaatattttttaaaaattttaaaatataattataaattatttttaaattattttttattttatttattatgatattgaattctgttttatcttactaattaatgggtcaagtgataaaatattagattatatagccctatttaattgaataagatatattacAAGTTTGATTAGAGTTTGATTACAATTATCaggtaatagaaaaaaaaatcaattatgatTAGAGTTTGATTAGAGGGACTCCAAATTGCTTGCCTTGAACCTCTGTATAAATAAATAAGGTCTCCTATGGACTGTATATAAATAGAAAAGATTACATATCTACTCTCTATCTCTCCTTAGTCTCTATTCCATTGTTTATAATAATCATATGAAGGATAGGAAAAGAGGAGGAGACGAGTCTAGTTCTCCATGCATCTTCCTTCGAATTGAAGGACGATGCGTTTGCAAATCAAAAGAAAGGCATTTTAAATGAAATCGAGAGATATGCATCCTAAATTTAATCTAttgttaattgatttcatatgtttGCATTAAAAAATTTTCGCATAACAGTAGCATGATAACAGTTTTTATGTTTTGCACTGAGAACCAGAGCATCCAAATCATCAACCATGAAACAAAATATAATCACATTTAAACAAGTGATGATCACCACAATAATGTCGCAATCATGATTAAAAACTACTAAGAACTACGCACCTGTCAGTTCCAAAGATCAATTTAGCGCTTAGTTTGTTGAAATCTGCCAACCCAGTAATGGGGAGGTACTCCTTCACTCGAGATCTAATACATATCAAGTAGAAAAGTAAGTAGATATACTGCATCATTAGCAATTCTCATGTGTGTCGTCTCGTTtgaaa
Coding sequences within:
- the LOC135644095 gene encoding aspartate aminotransferase, cytoplasmic-like, whose protein sequence is MASQNPIAPSPAAGIYGGSVFANVVQAPEDPILGVTVAYNKDPSPVKVNLGVGAYRTEEGKPLVLNVVRRAEQLLVNDPSRVKEYLPITGLADFNKLSAKLIFGTDSPAIQENRVATVQCLSGTGSLRVGGEFLARHYHERTIYIPQPTWGNHPKVFTLAGLSVKTYRYYDPTTRGLNFEGLLADLSAAPPGAIVLLHACAHNPTGVDPTLDQWEQIRLLMRSKGLLPFFDSAYQGFASGNLDADAQSVRMFVADGGECLTAQSYAKNMGLYGERVGALSIVCKSADVATRVESQLKLVIRPMYSNPPIHGASIVATILKDRELYHEWTIELKAMADRIINMRQQLFDALRARGTPGDWSHIIKQIGMFTFTGLNTEQVTFMTKEYHIYMTSDGRISMAGLSSKTVPHLVDAIHAAVTSMK